A section of the Microbulbifer pacificus genome encodes:
- a CDS encoding ribonucleoside-diphosphate reductase subunit alpha, whose protein sequence is MHTETGRSQSAPNGTTKDSVSDQASSNTTLAATAPGQIRVIKRNGTVVPYADSKISVAVTKAFLAVEGGTAAASSRIHERVADLVSHISATFKRRMPSGGTIHIEEIQDQVELELMRAGEHKIARDYVLYREEHARLRKEKEQQKAASAQSADTHPSIRVKMEDGSLVALDMERLRTIVSEACEGLTDVDGELILREALKNLYDGVSETDINTALVITARTLVEQEPNYTYATAFLLLDKLRAEALRFLGVAESATQQEMKSLYKPALSAYVAKGIELELLDPALASFDLDMLGDAIKPECDHQFSYLGLQTLYDRYFLHSDEIRFELPQIFFMRVAMGLAINEENPNERAVEFYNLLSSFDYMSSTPTLFNAGTLRPQLSSCYLTTVPDDLHGIYGAIQDNAMLSKWAGGLGNDWTPVRSLGSYIKGTNGKSQGVVPFLKVANDTAVAVNQGGKRKGAVCAYLETWHLDIEEFLELRKNTGDDRRRTHDMNTANWVPDLFMKRVFEDKEWTLFSPADCPDLHDLFGDKFEARYNHYEQMVAEGKLKLHKKVRALDLWRKMLGMLFETGHPWITFKDACNLRSPQQHAGVVHSSNLCTEITLNTKANDEIAVCNLGSVNLSQHIGEDGKLDQAKLASTVKTAVRMLDNVIDINYYAVETARQSNMRHRPVGLGLMGFQDALYKAGISYSSDEAVAFADTTMEAISYYAIGASSDLAAERGSYSSYEGSLWSQGILPIDSIEILAKNRGEQFIDQDTSSTMDWNVVREKVASQGMRNSNVMAIAPTATIANITGVSQSIEPTYQNLYVKSNLSGEFTVVNPYLVHDLKARGLWDKVMVNDLKYYEGSVQKIDRIPADLKAKYATAFEVEPRWIVDAASRRQKWIDQAQSLNLYIAGANGKKLDLTYRMAWYRGLKTTYYLRALAATSTEKSTVTTGTLNAVSAGGAPAANAAPAPKAKAEEMVAPAAVPKACSLDDPDCEACQ, encoded by the coding sequence ATGCACACAGAGACAGGGCGCTCTCAGTCTGCGCCTAACGGCACTACCAAGGATTCGGTATCAGATCAGGCCAGCAGCAACACCACACTGGCTGCCACTGCCCCCGGTCAGATCCGCGTCATCAAGCGTAACGGCACCGTTGTGCCCTACGCCGACAGCAAAATCTCCGTAGCTGTAACCAAGGCATTCCTCGCCGTCGAAGGTGGCACCGCTGCCGCCTCCAGCCGCATCCACGAGCGCGTCGCCGATCTGGTTTCCCACATCAGCGCCACCTTCAAGCGCCGCATGCCGTCTGGTGGCACCATTCATATCGAGGAAATCCAGGACCAGGTAGAACTGGAACTGATGCGCGCCGGTGAGCACAAGATCGCCCGCGACTACGTGCTCTACCGCGAAGAGCACGCGCGCCTGCGCAAAGAAAAAGAACAGCAGAAAGCCGCCAGCGCCCAGTCCGCCGATACTCACCCGAGCATCCGCGTAAAAATGGAAGACGGTTCCCTGGTTGCCCTGGACATGGAGCGCCTGCGCACCATCGTCAGCGAAGCCTGTGAAGGCCTGACCGACGTCGACGGCGAGCTGATCCTGCGCGAAGCACTGAAAAACCTGTACGACGGCGTTTCCGAAACCGACATCAACACCGCGCTGGTGATCACCGCGCGTACCCTGGTTGAGCAAGAGCCGAACTACACCTACGCCACCGCGTTCCTGCTGCTGGACAAACTGCGCGCCGAAGCCCTGCGCTTCCTCGGCGTGGCCGAGTCCGCCACCCAGCAGGAAATGAAGAGCCTGTACAAGCCGGCGCTGTCCGCGTACGTGGCCAAAGGTATCGAGCTGGAACTGCTGGATCCGGCACTGGCCAGCTTCGACCTGGACATGCTGGGCGACGCCATCAAGCCCGAGTGCGATCACCAGTTCAGCTACCTCGGCCTGCAGACCCTGTACGACCGCTACTTCCTGCACTCCGACGAAATCCGTTTCGAACTGCCGCAGATTTTCTTCATGCGCGTCGCCATGGGCCTCGCCATCAATGAGGAAAACCCGAACGAACGCGCGGTTGAGTTCTACAACCTGCTGAGCTCTTTCGACTACATGAGCTCCACCCCGACCCTGTTCAACGCCGGTACCCTGCGCCCGCAGCTGTCCTCATGCTACCTGACCACCGTGCCGGACGACCTGCACGGTATCTACGGTGCCATCCAGGACAACGCCATGCTGTCCAAGTGGGCAGGCGGCCTGGGCAACGACTGGACGCCGGTGCGCTCACTGGGTTCTTACATCAAAGGCACCAACGGCAAGTCCCAGGGTGTTGTGCCCTTCCTGAAAGTGGCCAACGACACTGCGGTCGCCGTAAACCAGGGTGGCAAGCGCAAGGGAGCCGTGTGTGCGTACTTGGAAACCTGGCACCTGGACATCGAGGAATTCCTCGAGCTGCGCAAGAACACCGGTGACGACCGTCGCCGTACCCACGACATGAACACCGCCAACTGGGTGCCGGACCTGTTCATGAAGCGTGTGTTCGAAGACAAGGAGTGGACCCTTTTCTCTCCGGCGGACTGCCCCGACCTGCACGACCTGTTCGGCGACAAGTTCGAAGCGCGCTACAACCACTACGAGCAGATGGTTGCAGAAGGCAAACTGAAGCTGCACAAAAAAGTGCGCGCGCTCGACCTGTGGCGCAAGATGCTGGGCATGCTGTTTGAAACCGGCCACCCCTGGATCACCTTCAAGGACGCCTGTAACCTGCGCAGCCCGCAGCAGCACGCCGGTGTGGTACACAGCTCCAACCTGTGCACCGAGATCACCCTGAACACCAAGGCGAACGACGAAATCGCAGTATGTAACCTGGGCTCCGTAAACCTGTCCCAGCACATCGGCGAAGACGGCAAGCTCGACCAGGCAAAACTGGCCAGCACCGTGAAGACCGCCGTGCGCATGCTCGACAACGTGATCGACATTAACTACTACGCCGTGGAAACCGCGCGTCAGTCCAACATGCGCCACCGTCCGGTGGGCCTGGGTCTGATGGGCTTCCAGGACGCGCTGTACAAAGCCGGCATCTCCTACTCCAGCGATGAAGCCGTAGCCTTCGCCGACACCACCATGGAAGCGATCAGCTACTACGCGATCGGAGCCTCCAGCGACCTGGCGGCCGAGCGCGGCAGCTACTCCAGCTACGAAGGTTCTCTGTGGAGCCAGGGCATCCTGCCGATCGACTCCATCGAAATCCTGGCCAAGAACCGCGGCGAGCAGTTCATCGACCAGGACACCAGCTCCACCATGGACTGGAACGTGGTGCGCGAGAAAGTCGCGAGCCAGGGCATGCGCAACTCCAACGTGATGGCCATCGCCCCGACCGCGACCATCGCCAACATTACCGGCGTATCCCAGTCCATCGAGCCCACGTACCAGAACCTGTACGTGAAATCGAACCTGTCCGGCGAATTCACCGTGGTGAACCCGTACCTGGTACACGACCTGAAAGCCCGCGGCCTGTGGGACAAGGTGATGGTCAACGACCTGAAGTACTACGAGGGCTCCGTGCAGAAGATCGACCGTATCCCGGCCGACCTGAAAGCCAAGTACGCCACCGCGTTTGAAGTGGAGCCGCGCTGGATCGTGGACGCCGCCAGCCGCCGCCAGAAGTGGATCGATCAGGCCCAGTCCCTGAACCTCTACATCGCCGGCGCCAACGGCAAGAAACTGGACCTGACCTACCGCATGGCGTGGTACCGCGGCCTGAAAACCACCTACTACTTGCGCGCACTGGCTGCCACCTCCACGGAGAAATCCACCGTGACCACCGGCACCCTGAACGCCGTGAGTGCCGGTGGCGCACCGGCCGCCAACGCCGCACCAGCTCCGAAAGCGAAAGCTGAGGAAATGGTCGCACCGGCCGCCGTGCCCAAGGCCTGCTCTCTGGACGATCCGGATTGCGAAGCCTGCCAGTAA
- a CDS encoding ribonucleotide-diphosphate reductase subunit beta, with amino-acid sequence MLSWDDFDSQGKKESKKPEPQPVPGALQSEQQAVTEHGAAFHTDSASSAPAPTAAQTSSSSATSAVEAARAAVADLDPAPGLEELEMGAARIQVDEKRIINCRADLNQLVPFKYDWAWQKYLDGCANHWMPQEVNMNKDVSMWKDPNGLTADERRIVEYSLGYFSTADSLVANNLVLAIYRHITNPECRQYILRQSFEEAIHTHAYQYCVESLGMDEGEVFNMYREVPSVAKKAAWSLAHTGSISDPNFKTGTVEKDQELLRNLIAFYAVTEGIFFYCGFTQILSMGRRNKMTGVAEQFQYILRDESMHLNFGIDVINQIKLENPHLWTEEFKQEVTQMILEGMELEVAYARDTMPRGVLGMNAAMMEEYLHFIANRRLSQLGLKEQFPGAQNPFPWMSEIMDLRKEKNFFETRVIEYQTGGALQW; translated from the coding sequence ATGCTCAGCTGGGACGATTTCGACTCACAAGGCAAAAAAGAATCCAAAAAGCCCGAACCGCAACCGGTGCCGGGTGCACTGCAATCCGAGCAGCAGGCAGTCACCGAACACGGCGCTGCCTTCCATACAGACAGCGCCAGCAGTGCCCCGGCACCGACCGCGGCCCAGACCAGTTCTTCCAGCGCCACGTCCGCTGTGGAAGCCGCCCGCGCCGCCGTAGCCGATCTCGACCCGGCACCCGGCCTGGAAGAACTGGAAATGGGCGCAGCCCGTATCCAGGTAGACGAGAAGCGCATCATCAACTGCCGCGCCGACCTCAACCAGCTGGTACCGTTCAAGTACGACTGGGCCTGGCAGAAATACCTCGACGGCTGCGCCAACCACTGGATGCCGCAAGAAGTAAACATGAACAAAGACGTCTCCATGTGGAAAGACCCCAACGGTCTGACCGCCGACGAGCGTCGCATCGTGGAATACTCCCTGGGTTACTTCTCCACCGCCGACTCCCTGGTAGCCAACAACCTGGTGCTGGCCATCTACCGCCACATCACCAACCCGGAGTGCCGCCAGTACATCCTGCGCCAGTCCTTTGAAGAAGCCATCCACACCCACGCCTACCAGTACTGTGTAGAGTCCCTGGGCATGGACGAAGGCGAAGTCTTCAACATGTACCGCGAAGTGCCGAGCGTCGCCAAGAAAGCCGCCTGGAGCCTCGCGCACACCGGCTCCATCAGCGACCCGAACTTCAAGACCGGCACCGTCGAGAAAGACCAGGAGCTGCTGCGCAACCTGATCGCGTTTTACGCGGTCACCGAAGGCATCTTCTTCTACTGTGGTTTCACCCAGATCCTGTCCATGGGTCGCCGCAACAAGATGACCGGCGTTGCCGAGCAGTTCCAGTACATCCTGCGCGACGAGTCCATGCACCTGAACTTCGGCATCGACGTAATCAACCAGATCAAACTGGAAAACCCGCACCTGTGGACCGAAGAGTTCAAGCAGGAAGTGACCCAGATGATCCTGGAAGGTATGGAACTGGAAGTGGCCTACGCCCGCGACACCATGCCCCGCGGCGTACTCGGCATGAACGCGGCCATGATGGAGGAATACCTCCACTTCATCGCCAACCGTCGCCTGAGCCAGCTGGGCCTGAAAGAACAGTTCCCCGGCGCCCAGAACCCCTTCCCCTGGATGTCCGAGATCATGGACCTGCGCAAGGAGAAGAACTTCTTCGAAACACGGGTTATCGAATACCAGACCGGCGGTGCACTGCAGTGGTAA
- a CDS encoding NYN domain-containing protein codes for MKDLDDHKKIAVLIDADNAQYSKVKAILDEISAHGHIVIKRAYGDWSSDNLKNWKKSLNELAIQPVQQFAYTTGKNSTDASMIIDAMDLLYSKRFDAFALVSSDSDFTKLASRLREDELFVFGVGERKTPISFRNSCDDFIFTENLGGDESTQEKTAGKPKELESKKTLNDPAELIPLLTRAWEQFQDDSGWANASAAGSFLKRSMPDFDPRSYGASKFWQLLDSLKGKLDIAKKEGNQISYRVSLPKAKAKSKPQGQTVAPREEEHA; via the coding sequence ATGAAAGACCTTGATGACCACAAAAAAATCGCCGTCCTGATCGACGCGGACAATGCCCAATACTCCAAGGTTAAGGCCATCTTGGATGAAATCTCTGCGCACGGACATATTGTGATCAAGCGTGCCTACGGCGACTGGTCGAGCGACAACCTGAAAAACTGGAAGAAATCCCTGAACGAACTGGCAATCCAGCCGGTCCAGCAATTTGCCTACACCACCGGCAAGAACTCCACCGATGCGTCGATGATCATCGATGCCATGGACCTGCTCTACTCTAAGCGCTTCGATGCCTTCGCGCTGGTCTCCAGCGACAGTGATTTCACCAAGCTGGCTTCGCGCCTGCGGGAAGACGAGCTGTTTGTGTTTGGCGTCGGCGAGCGCAAGACCCCTATATCTTTCCGCAACTCATGTGATGACTTTATCTTCACCGAGAACCTGGGTGGCGACGAGTCCACGCAGGAAAAGACTGCGGGCAAGCCTAAAGAACTGGAGTCGAAGAAGACTCTCAATGATCCTGCCGAACTGATTCCATTACTCACCAGAGCCTGGGAGCAGTTTCAGGACGACAGCGGCTGGGCCAATGCGTCCGCCGCAGGCAGCTTCCTAAAGCGGTCCATGCCTGACTTCGACCCGAGATCTTATGGGGCCTCCAAATTCTGGCAGTTGCTAGATAGCCTGAAAGGAAAGTTGGATATTGCCAAGAAAGAAGGCAACCAGATTTCGTATCGTGTGAGCCTCCCGAAGGCCAAAGCAAAGAGTAAACCCCAAGGCCAAACCGTCGCTCCGAGAGAAGAAGAACATGCATGA
- a CDS encoding oxidoreductase — MPTTTEIKTAIIGYGFSATTFHLPFILNLPPFRFTAVSTSKGEQVRQQHPDVAVYSDAETLLTKSDADLVIITAPNDVHFALAKRVLQQGKHVVMEKPFVTRVEQGEELIVLARQQQRVLSVYHNRRWDGDFLTVQKLIAEGRLGTVRYFESHFDRFRPEVRKRWRESAVEGGGILFDLGPHLIDQALQLFGLPTAITAQVRTLRPQAEVDDFFHLTLHYPDRLAVLRSSPFCASPNLRFEVQGTAGSYVKHGLDPQEDRLKAGLLPVTANWGHEASEQYGQLYAADGHTLVTTETGGYQHYFQQLAQAILEGGEVPVRAEHALDNIRLIQLALQSSASGQTIAVDGSEWSLS, encoded by the coding sequence ATGCCCACCACCACCGAAATCAAAACCGCCATCATCGGCTACGGCTTTTCCGCCACCACCTTCCACCTGCCGTTTATCCTGAATCTGCCGCCATTTCGCTTCACGGCGGTCAGCACCTCGAAGGGCGAACAGGTGCGGCAGCAGCATCCCGACGTGGCCGTTTATTCCGATGCAGAAACTCTGCTGACGAAAAGCGATGCCGACCTGGTGATCATCACCGCCCCCAACGACGTTCACTTTGCGCTGGCCAAGCGCGTCCTGCAGCAGGGTAAACACGTGGTGATGGAAAAGCCGTTCGTGACCCGCGTCGAACAGGGCGAGGAACTGATCGTGCTGGCGCGGCAACAGCAGCGGGTGCTGAGTGTGTACCACAACCGCCGCTGGGACGGTGACTTCCTCACGGTGCAGAAGTTGATCGCCGAGGGCCGCCTGGGCACGGTGCGCTATTTTGAAAGCCATTTCGACCGCTTTCGCCCCGAGGTGCGCAAGCGCTGGCGCGAGTCTGCGGTGGAAGGTGGCGGTATTCTGTTCGACCTCGGGCCGCACCTGATCGACCAGGCACTGCAGCTGTTTGGGCTGCCCACGGCCATCACCGCGCAGGTACGCACACTGCGCCCACAGGCGGAGGTCGATGACTTTTTCCACCTCACCCTGCACTACCCCGACCGGCTCGCGGTGCTGCGCAGTAGCCCGTTCTGTGCGTCACCGAACCTGCGCTTTGAGGTGCAGGGCACGGCCGGTAGCTATGTAAAGCACGGCCTCGACCCGCAGGAGGATCGTCTCAAGGCCGGCCTGCTACCAGTAACCGCAAACTGGGGCCACGAAGCCTCCGAGCAATACGGCCAGCTGTACGCCGCCGACGGCCATACCTTGGTCACCACCGAGACCGGCGGCTACCAGCACTATTTCCAGCAGCTGGCACAAGCCATTCTCGAGGGCGGCGAAGTCCCGGTGCGTGCCGAACACGCCCTCGACAATATCCGCCTGATCCAACTGGCCCTGCAGAGCAGTGCGAGTGGGCAAACAATCGCGGTAGATGGCAGCGAGTGGTCACTTAGCTAG
- a CDS encoding nucleoside deaminase — MKALFDKQTAKSDEVLRAIAHMPTGSLDVLMDAEFALGLSDADLMRIAVFLAEKSYAEGGCPIGAVIIDNSTRKILGKGHNTLVQENHPYNHGETSAIRDAGRTDFSRTTLLTSLSPCDVCATLIYMRGFRRVVVGDVTNAAGNAKFLQKQGIHVDILEDRDGIELYDRFRSEKPDQELEDWQGLSAVKHRHKK, encoded by the coding sequence ATGAAGGCCCTTTTCGACAAGCAGACAGCGAAGAGTGATGAAGTTTTACGAGCGATCGCCCATATGCCGACCGGGAGCCTGGATGTTTTGATGGACGCAGAGTTTGCACTTGGGCTGTCAGATGCCGACTTAATGCGCATTGCGGTGTTTCTTGCAGAAAAGAGCTATGCCGAGGGCGGCTGCCCGATTGGTGCGGTCATCATTGATAACTCTACAAGGAAAATCCTGGGGAAAGGGCATAACACGCTTGTCCAGGAGAACCACCCCTACAACCACGGTGAAACTAGCGCTATCCGGGATGCCGGTCGAACCGACTTTAGCAGGACAACCCTTCTTACCAGCCTGAGCCCCTGCGATGTCTGCGCGACGTTAATTTATATGAGGGGGTTCCGTCGCGTGGTGGTAGGCGATGTCACCAATGCCGCGGGCAACGCAAAGTTTTTGCAGAAACAGGGTATTCACGTGGATATCCTGGAGGACCGGGACGGTATAGAGCTTTACGATCGCTTCCGGTCTGAAAAGCCTGACCAGGAGCTGGAAGATTGGCAGGGCCTGAGCGCCGTGAAACATCGGCACAAAAAATAA
- a CDS encoding MarC family protein produces the protein MKVIQAAVTLLSLINPVVCALMLSQIGAGQSSAARAASATKASIAVLVILITFALIGARLLKVFGISLDVFQVAGGLVLAWMGFSMVRASTGQAPQAAPVAGTQSQSLTPLILFAASPGTITGIITLSVNHSGTALPVTAIAGAAIAVLALWLVLLLTSRLSGQGTGNSFLHNLMAGMMGLIVIAMGFQFGLTGIKAFFAGG, from the coding sequence ATGAAGGTGATTCAGGCGGCGGTCACACTGCTGTCCCTGATCAACCCGGTGGTGTGCGCACTGATGTTGTCGCAAATCGGCGCCGGGCAGTCGTCCGCCGCGCGGGCGGCCAGTGCCACCAAGGCAAGCATTGCCGTACTGGTCATCCTGATCACGTTTGCGCTGATCGGCGCCAGGTTGCTGAAGGTGTTCGGGATATCCCTGGATGTATTCCAGGTGGCCGGCGGTTTGGTGTTGGCGTGGATGGGTTTTTCGATGGTGCGCGCCAGCACCGGGCAGGCGCCACAGGCTGCGCCGGTTGCGGGCACCCAGTCGCAGTCGCTGACGCCACTGATCCTGTTTGCGGCAAGCCCGGGTACCATCACCGGCATCATCACGCTTTCCGTCAATCACTCCGGCACCGCGCTGCCGGTTACCGCCATCGCCGGGGCGGCAATTGCGGTGTTGGCGCTGTGGCTGGTTCTCCTGCTGACAAGCAGGTTGAGTGGCCAGGGAACTGGCAACAGCTTCCTGCATAACCTGATGGCCGGCATGATGGGGCTTATCGTGATTGCCATGGGGTTTCAGTTCGGCCTCACCGGAATCAAGGCATTTTTTGCGGGCGGATAA